A window of Hymenobacter aerilatus contains these coding sequences:
- a CDS encoding DUF7674 family protein encodes MVCPTQVKDFLVSHFPELAPELSVPEIQHSLPQQLRIFAIFTQQAVEEGSLTTLKECLMVADLLRAEDEQLAHAIQNTYLRGLHFKQNAYAAQLARLLMPSQLYAVFTRN; translated from the coding sequence ATGGTTTGCCCCACCCAGGTTAAGGATTTCTTAGTTAGTCATTTTCCAGAGTTAGCGCCAGAGTTGAGCGTACCTGAAATTCAGCATTCACTCCCTCAGCAACTCCGAATCTTTGCTATTTTCACGCAACAGGCGGTGGAGGAAGGCAGCTTAACTACGTTGAAAGAGTGTTTGATGGTAGCTGATCTACTGCGAGCGGAAGATGAGCAGTTGGCCCACGCTATTCAGAATACATACCTGCGCGGTCTGCACTTCAAGCAGAACGCCTATGCAGCTCAACTCGCCCGACTGCTCATGCCTAGTCAGCTCTACGCCGTTTT